AAAGCATTTGAATACGCTAAAAGATTAGCAAAAGAAAAAGATGCTGATGTAATAATTGCAACAGATCCAGATTGTGATAGAACAGCTGTTATGGTAAAACATAATGGTGAATACGTTCCTCTAAATGGTAATCAAACTGGTGCAATATTAATTAAATATATAATCGAAGGTAGAAAAGAAAAAGGAACACTTTCAGATAAAGGAATGATTATAAAATCAATAGTTACAGGTGATTTAGGAAAAGAATTAGCAGAAAAATATGGAGTAGTTACATTTGAAACATTAACAGGATTCAAAAATATTTGTGGTTTAGAAAATGAATTAGAAGGAAAATATGATTTTGAATTTGGATATGAAGAAAGTATTGGTTATGTCACAGGAACATTTGTAAGAGATAAAGATGGAGTAATTTCTTCAATGTTTGTATCTGAAGCAGCTGGATATTATAAAAAACTTGGTAAAACATTAGTTGATGTATTAAATGATATGTATGAAGAAATCGGATATTATTTTGAAGATAATTTCTCTATTATCATCGAAGGTTTAGAAGGTATGGCAAAAATGAAAAGAATAATGGAAGTATATAGAAAAGAATTCCCAAAAGAAATTGGAGATATGAAGCTTGTAAGATATATTGATTATTTAGAAAAGAAAGATTTATATTTAACAACAGGCGAAACAAAAGAAACAGATGTTCCAAAATCAAATGTATTGAGATTTTTCTTTGATGATGATTCATGGTATGCTGTAAGACCTTCAGGAACAGAACCAAAATTAAAGATCTACATTTATTCAAAAGATAAAGAAGAAGAAAAATCAAAAGAAAAATTAAAATTGATGAAAGAAAAAATAATGGAAATAATAAACTCAGTTGAATAATTCTCCCCCCCTCTGATTTTCAGAGGGGGTTTTATTATTGAAATGTGATATAATTTTGTTGTGGAGGTGAAACAATGAGACGATTTTGTACTTCTGGACCTGTTGATAAGAACACTTGTTATTATGTTGAAAGACCAGAATTAATGGAAGAAGCACTTGATCATATAGAAAATTGGAGATACTTTACAGTATCAGCACCAAGGCAAACAGGGAAAACTACATTTTTAAATGAAATAGTGGAAAAAACTAAAGATAAATATTTGCCTATATTTATTTCATTTGAAACCCTTGGAAGGATTGAAAATGAGAGTGAATTTATGGAGTTTTTTAAAGAAAAAATAGATTTTTATCTGCAATTCAAATATGGAAAATCATTTGAATATAAAAAAATAAGTAAAATAAGTCATATAAATAGATATATAATAGAAATGAGTGAAAAATTTGAAAAAGAAATAATATTAATGATAGATGAATTTGAAAAGTTTAACAATGAAGAATTAATGAATGAATTTTTACACGCAATACGGGAAATGTATCATATGAGAAAGGGATATAAATTAAGAAGTGTGATACTAATAAGTGTAAATTATTTAAGTGGAGTATTAGAAGATAATGCAAGTCCATTTAATATAGCAGAACACATTGAAGTTCCATACTTTACAAAAGAAAAGGTATATGACTTATTAAATCAACACGAAAAAGAAACAGGACAATTATTTGAAGAAGAGGTAAAAGAACTCATATGGCATAATGCAGGAGGACAACCCGGATTAACTAATGCATTGGCATATGATTTAGTAACAAAAAAAGCAAAAAATGAAAAAATAATAACAAAAGTTCATTTTGAAAAAACATTAAATGATTTTATGTATGTATATATAGATAAAAATATAGCTAATATAATAACAAAGCGAAAAAAGAAAAAGAATTGGTAATGAAAATATTATTTGAACCAGGAAGCGTTGAATTTAATATATATGATGAAAGTATAAATTATCTATATCTAAATGGAGTAATAGATAATTGTGAAGGAAAATGCTGTGTAAGAGTACCGTTATATTATAAAGCATTATATGACAGATTTAAACCACAGATAAATGAGGAAAAGAATTATATGGCAACAATAAAAGATACAATAAAACCATATATAAAAGCTGATAGCAGCTTAGATTTAAATAAATTAATAGAGAGATATACAAAATATATAAAACAAAGAGGAGCAATAATGTTTAAAGGAAAAAATTATTATGAAGGTGTATATCAATATAATTTAGATCAATTTCTAAGTTTATACGTAGAAGCAGCAGAAGGAAAAGTATATCCTGAAACACAAGTGAATGGAGGAAGAATAGACTTATTAATAAACTTTAATAATAAAGAGTATTTAATAGAAGTAAAATCAGATATAACAGAAAATGAATATGAAAAAGCAAAAAAGCAATTATTTGAATATATAACAAGAAATGGATTAAAAGAAGGATGGTTACTAGTATATTCTAGTTCAATAGAAGATTTTGAATATATACCAGAAGAAAAAGATGGAGTAAAAATTAATGTGTGGTTTATAAAAACTAATTTTGAAAGTCCATCGAAAATATAAAAATATAAAAACGGGGGGAAGAGAATGAATTTAGGATTGAAAAATAAAACAGTATTAGTTACTGGAGGAAGTTCAGGAATAGGTTTAGCTGTAGCAAAGATTTTTAGCGTTGAAGGTGCTCAGCCTGTAGTAATATCCAGAAATAAAGAAAAATTGAAAAAAACAGAATTTCCATATATTATGTGTGATCTTTCAAAAAAAGAAGATATAGATAATATGAATAAGAAATTTGAAGAAAATTATGGCGTTCCAGATATTATATTTTTAAATGCAGGAGGGCCTAAGCCTGGATATTTTGAAGAAACATGTGAAGAAGATTGGCAATATGGATTTGAACAAAATCTTATGAGTACTATTCGTATTTTAAAATATTTTTTACCTAAAATGAAAAATAAAGAATGGGCGAGAGTTGTATTTTTAACATCACTTTCTGTAAAAACACCAATAGAAAATTTATATATATCAAATTCAATAAGATTAGGAATAACAGGCTTGCTTAAAACATTATCTTTAGAATATGGGAAGTACAATATAACTTTTAATGCAGTAGGTCCTGGCTGGACAAAAACAACAAGAATTAGAGAATTAGTCAATGAAGATAAAGAAAAGCAAATTTCAGATAGTATTCCTTTAAAGAGGATGGCAATGCCTGAAGAAATAGCGAATGTAGTAGTTTTTCTTTCATCTGAAAGAGCATCATATGTTAATGGTCAAACTATTTTAGTAGATGGTGGATTGTCAAAATTCCCATTATAATAAAGTCTATAAAAAAGATCATAAAAAATCTTGTGTAAATAAAAATAAAACCCTTCTTATTTTACAATATCAAGAAGGTTTTTTCTTTTTTTGACAGTACTTTTATAACTTAACCTCAATTTTTGTATTTCCATATGTTAATTATTGTCATTTTTAATAAAATATATCCAATAACGAACCAGAAAATAGCATTTAATGCTGATATTGATAGCATTTTTGCATTGAATATTCCCCTTAAAACATATTCTCTAACGAATTCTATTGCATGAGTTATTGGATTTACCTTGACTATAGGTTGTAATATGGAAGGAAATACATTTATTGGGAAATATATTGGACTTAAATATTGTAAAAGCGGTATAATTATTGAATTTACTACTGCTACTGCGGTTACGCTTTTCCCTATTATTGCAGAAACTGATGCTGATATTCCCGATAATGTCATTGTTTGAATTAGTAAAAATATAAATACAATTATAAACTTTAAAAATCCCAGATGTAAATATATTAATTTACTAATGTTAATGCATATAACAATACTATCGTATTTAATAATCCCATTCTAAAGAATTTTCCAAATATTAATGTTCTCATTTTTATTGGCAAACTTAATTCAAAATATATTTTTTGTTTCGTCACAAATTCTATTCCTAATTCAACTCCACCAACTATAGAAACTATTATCATTGCCAGAGAATTAAGCCTATTGATAATGCCTGTGAATACATATCGCTATTAGAAATTTTCCCCAATCCATATAGTAATATCATTATAGATATAGTCTGGGATATCAGTAATGTAATTATTTTTGATTTTTCCAGAAATAAGTATTTGGCTTCATATTTATAATATTCCAGCATTAATTTACCTCCATACTCAATATCTGCACTTTGTATTCAACAAATGTCTTTAATACATCATTTTGTACTGTTTCAATGTTATCATTTGTGTATACTTCTATAACATGTTTTAATTCTTTATTTTCCATAGTTGCTACCTGTGTTTTTTCAATACCTAATTTTTCCAGAACATCATCAACCGATATATCTGTATTTGATAAATCAACCACTTTTATATTTGCATTACCAAATTTTTGTTGAATATCATTCTCTATTTTATCTAATTCTGCTTTAACAACTACTTTTTCTACTCCTTCGATTTTTTCTATTTTTTCCTTTATTTCTTTTTTCCAATTTTTTACTGTAAATTTCAATATTTTCATTGTTTTCCCCTCACTGAAATCTATTATTTTTCCACCTATTATTATTTTTTTAGTATCATCTAATTCATTTCTCATATTTGTAACCAATAATATTATCTTCTTTTTTCAAATTTCTTATATGATCCCAGGCTATTTTTTGTGATTCTGGATCGAATCCTATTGTGGGTTCATCAAATAAATGAAATAGCGCATCTTTATTTATTATGGATTTTAAAAATTCTATTTTCTTTTTCGTTCCCCCTGAAAGATGTGTTATCTTCTTTTTCATATCTTCATTTTTTATACCATAACTTTCTGCTAAAGAAATAATATCTTTTTTTCTATATGGACTTTTCACAATTTTAGAATAAAATAATAAAAAGTCTATTATTTTAAATCCAGAAGGCACTATGTTTTCCTGAAAAACTGCACATATATCTTTTCCATTTAAAAATATATTTCCGCTATCTGGTTTCATTATTCCACTCAATATTTTCAATAATGTACTTTTACCACTAGCATTATGTCCAAATAAACTGAAAATTTCCCCTTCTTTAATTTCAAAAGTTATATTATTTAATATTATTTGTTTTTTTTAACTTTTCCGCAATTGTTCTACCTTGAGCATTATTACTTACCTCTAGTAATATATCTATTAAATCCGTATTTTCATTTTTAATCAATTCCAAATTTTTT
This genomic window from Marinitoga litoralis contains:
- a CDS encoding phospho-sugar mutase, with translation MDYMKVYEEWLNSPYIDEETKKELLSIKDNEKEIMERFYKELEFGTAGLRGILGAGTNRMNIYTVGKATQGLADFIKSKGEEYMKRGVVIAYDVRHNSDVFAKTAALILTANGIKTYLFDHIAPTPLLSFSVRRLHTAAGIVITASHNPKNYNGYKVYWEQGSQILDDVAIPVMENIKKLTDFSMIKKISEEEALEKGLLVYVGKEIEDEYIEKVKGLAIREDIDKDVKIVYTPLNGTGNKPVRRVLAERGFNNVFVVPEQENPDPDFTTVGYPNPEDIKAFEYAKRLAKEKDADVIIATDPDCDRTAVMVKHNGEYVPLNGNQTGAILIKYIIEGRKEKGTLSDKGMIIKSIVTGDLGKELAEKYGVVTFETLTGFKNICGLENELEGKYDFEFGYEESIGYVTGTFVRDKDGVISSMFVSEAAGYYKKLGKTLVDVLNDMYEEIGYYFEDNFSIIIEGLEGMAKMKRIMEVYRKEFPKEIGDMKLVRYIDYLEKKDLYLTTGETKETDVPKSNVLRFFFDDDSWYAVRPSGTEPKLKIYIYSKDKEEEKSKEKLKLMKEKIMEIINSVE
- a CDS encoding SDR family oxidoreductase, which produces MNLGLKNKTVLVTGGSSGIGLAVAKIFSVEGAQPVVISRNKEKLKKTEFPYIMCDLSKKEDIDNMNKKFEENYGVPDIIFLNAGGPKPGYFEETCEEDWQYGFEQNLMSTIRILKYFLPKMKNKEWARVVFLTSLSVKTPIENLYISNSIRLGITGLLKTLSLEYGKYNITFNAVGPGWTKTTRIRELVNEDKEKQISDSIPLKRMAMPEEIANVVVFLSSERASYVNGQTILVDGGLSKFPL
- a CDS encoding ABC transporter permease; the protein is MIKYDSIVICINISKLIYLHLGFLKFIIVFIFLLIQTMTLSGISASVSAIIGKSVTAVAVVNSIIIPLLQYLSPIYFPINVFPSILQPIVKVNPITHAIEFVREYVLRGIFNAKMLSISALNAIFWFVIGYILLKMTIINIWKYKN
- a CDS encoding ATP-binding cassette domain-containing protein, coding for MILNNITFEIKEGEIFSLFGHNASGKSTLLKILSGIMKPDSGNIFLNGKDICAVFQENIVPSGFKIIDFLLFYSKIVKSPYRKKDIISLAESYGIKNEDMKKKITHLSGGTKKKIEFLKSIINKDALFHLFDEPTIGFDPESQKIAWDHIRNLKKEDNIIGYKYEK